GGCTTCATCGTCAACGCGCTGCTCATCCCGTATCTCACCCACGCGATCCGCATGTTCGAGTCCGGCTTCGCCAGTGCGGAGGACATCGACGAGGGCATGGTCAGCGGCTGTGGCCACCCGATGGGCCCGCTGCGCCTGTGCGACACCGTCGGCCTCGACATCTGCCTGGCGGTCGCCGAGTCGCTCTACGCCGAGTTCGGCGAGGCGCACTACGCCCCGCCGGTGCTGCTGCGCCGCATGGTCGATGCCGGCTACCTGGGCCGCAAGACCGGCCGGGGCTTCTACACCTACTGATCCCGCCGCTCGACCCCGAGTGGGCACCCCAACACCGCCGAGTGGGCACCCAAAACGCACCGAGTGGGCAGCCGGCGCTAGCGCGTGACCCGTCGAACGAAGGCGATCGACTCGTTCAGCGCCCTCTGCCCGGCCGACGTGCCGAGTTCGAACTGGAACTCGTGGCCGAGTTGCTCGGGAGTGCTCGCGTCGTAGATCAGCGTCGAGACGTCGACCCCCCGTTGTCGCAAGGCGGACGCGAAGGGCACGCTTTGCGTCGCGGTCAGCGGGTCGACGTTGCCCGCCCCGATCCACGTCGGCGGGTAGGTGGCGGTCAGGTGGCGGATCGTCGACATCTGGTCCCGACCCAACGACGGCGACCGCCGCTGCCCGGTATAGGCCCAGAGCGTGTTGTCGACGCCCCAGCTGAGCAACCGGGTCACGGTGCTGCGCGGCTGGTCCTGGGGTTTGAGCGCATAGGCGTCGTACACCCCGCAGTTCAGCAGTGCGCCGCGCAGTTGCGACGGTGAGAGGGCCGGCACGACGCCGACCTCCCCGGCGAACGCTGGGTTGCTGATGATCGCCGACAGCTGCGACGCGAGGTTGGCGCCGGCCGAATCCCCGGCGAGCACCAGTCGGGCGGGGTCGATGCCGTATTCGCCGGCATGCGCGACGAGGAAGCGCAGGGCCTCGTTGAGTTGCCCGATCGCCAACGGGTAGCGGCGTTCGGGCGCGAGCGAATAGTTCAGCGACACGACGGTGAACCCGGCCCCGGCCAGGCGGCTCAAGTAGTGCGCCGGATCGGCCTTGTCACCCGACACCCATCCGCCGCCGTGGATCCACACGATCGTCGGCGCCGGGAGCGGGCTCGACTGCTGCGGCGACGGCGGGCGGTACACGTCGAACTCGGTGTCGCTCGGCGATTTCCCGGCGAGCGGCGACCCGACCGGGAGGTATCCGACGTCGCGAGTGACCCGGACGGCCGGGTCGGCGAACTGCGCGTTGCGCGCCCGCATGGCAACCGCCCCGTCGTCGAAGACCCGACGCGTGAGAAGCGCGCCCGGCGTCGGGGTGACGTGGAGGACGAACAGTGCCGCCACCAGGAGGAACACGACGAGAGACGCGAACCACCACAACCATCCGCTCCGCAGTATTCGACGCATGGCGTCTAGCTTGCCGCACTACGGCAAATCCCGGGTCGCGCCCATCGCAATTCGAGGCAGTGCCGCGATATGGTCGAGGACATGGATTCCTCGCAGGATTTCGCCGCCGACGCCATCGTCGTCGGGTCCGGCCTCGCCGGTCTCGTCGCCACGTATGAGCTGCAGAAGGCTGGCAAGAAAGTGTTGGTCGTCGACCAGGAGAACCGGAAAAACCTTGGCGGCCAAGCATTTTGGTCGTTGGGCGGACTGTTCATGGTCGACACGCCGGAGCAGCGCCGTCTCGGCATCCACGATTCCGAAGAGTTGGCGCTGAACGATTGGATGGGGTCGGCCGGCTTCGACCGCGACGACGAGGACTACTGGGGTCGCCAGTGGGCGCGCGCCTACGTCCACTTCGCCGCGACGGAGAAGCGCGGCTATCTGCACGACCTGGGCCTGCGGATCACCCCCATCGTCGGCTGGGCCGAACGCGGCGGCGGCAGCGCCGACGGGCACGGCAATTCCGTCCCCCGCTTCCACCTGACCTGGGGAACCGGGCCGGAGGTGACGCGCATATTCGTCGAACCCGTGCTGGACGCCGAGCGGCGCGGCCTCGTCAAATTTGCCTTCCGCCACCGCGTCGACGACCTGGTCGTCGACGCCGGGACGGTCGTCGGGGTGCGCGGCTCGGTGCTGGCGCCCAGTGACACCGAGCGGGGCGTCGAATCGTCGCGAGAGGTGGTGGGGGACTTCGAGTTCCGCGCGCCGCAGACGATCGTGACCACCGGTGGCATCGGCCACAACCACGAGTTGGTGCGCGCCAACTGGCCGGTGGACCGGCTCGGTCCGGTGCCCGAGCACATGATCGCCGGGGTGCCCGCCTACGTCGACGGTCGCATGCTGGGCATCGCCGAGGCGGCGGGAGCCAATCTCGTCAACCGCGACCGCATGTGGCACTACACCGAGGGGATCCACAACTGGGACCCGATCTGGCCCGACCACGCCATCCGCATCATCCCCGGCCCGTCGTCGCTGTGGCTCGACGCGAACGGCGAGAGGCTCGCGGCGCCGAACTTCCCCGGATTCGACACGAACTCGACGATGAAGGCGATCCTCGCCACCGGGTACGACTATTCGTGGTTCATCCTGACCCAGTCGATCATCGAGAAGGAGTTCGCGCTCTCCGGCTCGGAGCAGAACCCGGATATCACCGAGAAAGACCTCAAGGTCACCGCGAAGAGCCGGCTGGCCAAGGGTGCCCCGGGCCCAATCCAGGCCTTCCTCGACCACGGCGAGGACTTCGTCACCGCGCCGACGCTGGCCGGGCTCGTCGCGAAGATGAACGCGATCAGCCGCGGCCCGACCCTCGACCTGACCCAGATCGAGCGGGTGGTCTCGGCGCGCGACGCACAGCTGGACAACAAATTCTCCAAAGACGCCCAGCTCATGGCCGTGACCAACGCGCGTCAATACCTCGGCGACAAGATCGTGCGCGTCGCGAAGCCGCATCGGCTCACCGACCCGAAGCACGGGCCGATGATCGCGGTGCGCCTCAACATCCTCACCCGCAAGACGCTCGGCGGCATCCAGACGAACCTGGATTCGCAGGTGATCGGCGCCGGCGGCTCGCCCGTCCCGGGACTGTATGCGGCCGGTGAGGTCGCCGGCTTCGGCGGCGGCGGGGTCCACGGCTACAACGCGCTCGAGGGCACCTTCCTCGGCGGCTGCATCTTCTCCGGCCGGGCCGCCGGCCGGGCGGCGGCGCGTCAGGCCTGAGGTCGTACGGCCCGAGCCGAGTCCACTGTCCGACCCGGGCGCTACCGTGCGGGGCATGGACGACTTAATGGCCAAGCTGGGGGCCGCGCTCACCGCCGCCCCGGAGGAACGCAAACCCGCGCTCACCGCGCTGTGGGCCGAGATCGACGAGCACGACCACGCCGCGCGGTGCATCGCCGCGCACTACATCGCCGATGCGCAGGACGATCTCGGCGCCGAGGTGGCCTGGGACGAGACGGCGCTGGCCGAGGTCGCCCACGTGTCCGATGCCGAGCTCCAGGCGATCCACCCGACCTTGACGGTGGCCGGATTCCTCCCCTCGCTGCACCTCAACCTGGCCGACGGGTATCGGCGCCAGGGCCGCTTCACCGAGGCGGCCGACCGGCTCCAGACGAGCCGCGAATTCGACTTCGCACTCGAGGGCGCCGCCGACCCGGCCTACGCCGCGGGGATCCGCGACGCCCTGGAAGGGGTCGCCGCGAAGATCGCCGCGGGCGACCCGACCTGAGCAGTCACGCGACGGGGCGGCGAGCCGGGACTTTCTGCCCGGTAACCCTCATCACCCTTCTGCCCAGACGACGGCGCGCCGGGGCCTGTTCCACTAGCCTTGGAAGACGTGGCCACGCCGCAGATCATCCTCACCCGCAAGCATCAGCATGCCTTCTTCCTGGTCCTGACGCTCTCATCCGACGCCGACCTCAGCGAGGTCTCCGACGCCATCTCCGGATTCACCGGCCGGGTTCGGTCGGTTGCCTCTCGGGCGCCGGCGGCGAATCTCGTCGGCATCATCGGGTTCGGCTCGCAGGCATGGGACCGTCTCTTCAGCGGCCCACGGCCCACCGAGCTCCACCCGTTCATCGCGTTGCAGGGCAAGCACACCGCCCCGTCGACCCCCGGTGACATCCTGTTGCACCTCAAGGCCGACACGACCGACCTCTGCTACGAGTTGGCCACCATCGTCCTGGGCGATTTCGGCGCCAACGTCACGGTTGTCGACGAGGTACACGGGTTCCGCTATTTCGACATGCGCGACCTCATCGGCTTCGTCGACGGCACCGAGAACCCCGCGGGAGCCCAGGCGGTCGAAACGATCACCTGCTA
This genomic interval from Gordonia sp. X0973 contains the following:
- a CDS encoding alpha/beta hydrolase; this encodes MRRILRSGWLWWFASLVVFLLVAALFVLHVTPTPGALLTRRVFDDGAVAMRARNAQFADPAVRVTRDVGYLPVGSPLAGKSPSDTEFDVYRPPSPQQSSPLPAPTIVWIHGGGWVSGDKADPAHYLSRLAGAGFTVVSLNYSLAPERRYPLAIGQLNEALRFLVAHAGEYGIDPARLVLAGDSAGANLASQLSAIISNPAFAGEVGVVPALSPSQLRGALLNCGVYDAYALKPQDQPRSTVTRLLSWGVDNTLWAYTGQRRSPSLGRDQMSTIRHLTATYPPTWIGAGNVDPLTATQSVPFASALRQRGVDVSTLIYDASTPEQLGHEFQFELGTSAGQRALNESIAFVRRVTR
- a CDS encoding FAD-binding dehydrogenase encodes the protein MDSSQDFAADAIVVGSGLAGLVATYELQKAGKKVLVVDQENRKNLGGQAFWSLGGLFMVDTPEQRRLGIHDSEELALNDWMGSAGFDRDDEDYWGRQWARAYVHFAATEKRGYLHDLGLRITPIVGWAERGGGSADGHGNSVPRFHLTWGTGPEVTRIFVEPVLDAERRGLVKFAFRHRVDDLVVDAGTVVGVRGSVLAPSDTERGVESSREVVGDFEFRAPQTIVTTGGIGHNHELVRANWPVDRLGPVPEHMIAGVPAYVDGRMLGIAEAAGANLVNRDRMWHYTEGIHNWDPIWPDHAIRIIPGPSSLWLDANGERLAAPNFPGFDTNSTMKAILATGYDYSWFILTQSIIEKEFALSGSEQNPDITEKDLKVTAKSRLAKGAPGPIQAFLDHGEDFVTAPTLAGLVAKMNAISRGPTLDLTQIERVVSARDAQLDNKFSKDAQLMAVTNARQYLGDKIVRVAKPHRLTDPKHGPMIAVRLNILTRKTLGGIQTNLDSQVIGAGGSPVPGLYAAGEVAGFGGGGVHGYNALEGTFLGGCIFSGRAAGRAAARQA